The genomic interval TCACGCTCCACCAGGAGGCGAACGGCCACGGACTGGACGCGGCCCGCGGAAAGGCCGGGCCGGATCTTTTTCCAGAGCAGCGGCGAGAGCTTGTATCCGACGAGGCGGTCCAGCACGCGGCGGGCCTGCTGGGCGTCGACCCGGTCCGTGTCGATTTCGCCGGGGTGCTCCATGGCCGCCCTCACGGCGCCGGGCGTAATCTCGTTGAAGGACACGCGCCGGAAGCGTCCGGCCTGCTCCCGCTTCCCGGCCCCCAGCTCCTGGGCGATATGGTAGGCGATGGCCTCCCCCTCGCGATCCGGATCGGTGGCCAGAAGAATCCGGTCGGCTCGTTTGGCGGCTGCCCGCAGCTTCCGGAGCACGGACCCCTTGCCCTCGATGGTCACGTACTCAGGCTCGAAGCCGGCCTCCACGTCCACTCCCAGACCCTTCTTGGGCAGGTCGCGCACGTGGCCCACCGAGGCCTCGACCTTGGTTCCCTTGTCCAGGTATCTCCCCAGCGTTCTCGCCTTGGCGGGCGATTCCACAATCACCAGATCAGTCATGGTCGAATGTCTCTTCTCTTCGTCAAGTCTGCGTCCCGCGGCGCCACCGCGTCCGCCGAGCCGCCCTTTCTATAGCACAAGCGCCTCCGCCGAGAGCAACAAAATTAGCTTCAAGACAGGCGCCGGCTGTACTGGCGGCCCGGACTCTGGCGGATCAGGCCCTTGATTTCCAGACTCAGAAGGATGTCGCTGAGCCCGGAAAGGTCCAGACCCAATTGGGTCAGGATGGCGTCGATATGGAGCGTCGAATCGACGGCCAGCAAGTCGAGCACCGCCTTTTCCCGAGCGGTGGGCCGGGGCGCCGGCGAGGCTTGGGCGTTCTTTTCCTCGAGCCGGCCCAATACGGAGGGGGGAAGCTCCTCCAACACGTCCTGGACCGAAAGGACCGCCTTGGCCCCCTGTTGGATCAACCAGTTGGGACCCCAGCTCAGGGACAGGGTGATGGCTCCCGGCACCGCCCAGACGTCCCGCCCCTGTTCCAGGGCGAGGTTCGCGGTGATGATTGAACCGGACCCCTTGGCCGCCTGGGTGACGATGGTCCCGTGAGCCAGTCCGCTGATGATCCGGTTGCGGGCCGGAAAGCGGTGGCGCGCCGGGGGGCTGCCGCGGGGAAACTCGCTGACCAGGCAACCCTGTTTCCGCACCCGGCGAAACAACTCTCCGTTTTCCGGGGGGTAGACCACGTCGATGCCGCAACCCAGGACCCCGACGGTCCCGCCTTCCTCCTGAAGGGCACCCCAATGGGCCTGGGAATCGACGCCGCGGGCCAGTCCGCTCACCACGCAGAGTCCCAGCGCAGAGAGTTCCCGGGCCAGCTTGCGGCTGACCTCCTTTCCGTAGACGGTGGGCCGGCGGGATCCCACCAACGCCACCGAGGGTCCGGACAGGGTCTCGATCCGCCCGGCACAGTAAAGGACGGGAGGCGGATCGTGAATCTGGCGGAGGAGTCGAGGGTAGCGGGGGCTGTCCAGGGTCACCAACTGCAGCCCCAGCCGCGGAAACCGGCGGATTTCCCGGTCGGCCGTCCGGAGCGCGGACCCGTCGACGATGGCGCCGATGGATTTCTCAGGCAGCCGGAGGCTTTGGAGGGATTTTCTGGACAAGCCGAAGAAAGATGACAACGGCCGCTCCCCCTTGATCAGGGACCGGGTGACGCGGGCGGGCATCCCGGGGACGCGGGACAGGGCGAGCCAGAGACGGGATTCCTGATTCATGTCTATCTGATAACGACGCGGCGAATAATTCCATGGGGCGGAGGGGCGATTTCCTAATCGCCCATCTTTTTCTATTGCTAAGCAATTCGGCGGTTGGAAAACCGCCGCTCCAGGCTTTCACCCTCGACTGCTAACCTCTAATCTGTTTTTCGGAGTCGATTTTGTCTGGAGGCCAAAATCGTTTGCCCCTGCGGGTTTCGTTCATCGAGTTCCTCAACGCGGTGCCGCTGGGATGGGGATTCCTGGAGGGCCGCCACGCCGGGATCCTGGATGTCGCCTTCGACGTCCCTTCCGAGTGCGCCCGCCGGCTGGCCGCCGGCGAGGCGGACGTGGCGCTGATCCCGGTCATCGAGTGCTGCCGGATCCCGGGGTTGAGAGTCCTTCCCGATATCTGCATCGCTTCCCGGCAGGAGGTCAAGAGCGTCTTTTTCGTCAGCAAGCTGCCCATATCCCGAGTCTCCCGCCTGGCCCTGGACCGGTCCAGTCGCACTTCCGTCGCGCTCCTGAAGATCATTCTGGAACGGTTCCATGGCTGCGGACCCATCGAGTACGTGGTGGAGGATCCGGACCCTGAAAAAATGTTGGAGCGTTACGATGGAGCCCTGGTCATCGGAAACGCCGCCTTGCGGGTCTCCGGCAGTTCTCACCGCGTCTACGATCTGGCCGCCGAGTGGTTCCGGTTCACGGGTCTTCCCTTCGTGTTCGCCGTCTGGGCGGTGCGCCCCGAGGTGACGCTGGGGAACCGGCTTCGGCTCTTCTACGAATCCCGGGATCGGGGACTGCGGTCGATGGAGGACATTTCCCGGCGATACGCCGGGAGGCTGGGCCTGGAGGTTGCGGAGATGCGAAAATACCTGCTCAATCTCAACTACGTCCTGGATGGCAGCAGCCGTCGCGGCCTGGCAACCTTTCTCGATCTGGCCCGCGAAATGGGACTGATTCCGCCGGCAGCGAAGCTGGAATACTATCCCCTCCCAGACTCGCTCCAAGCCGCAATCAAAGGTTGATGCGGGTTCGAACGGGTCTTGACCACTTTCTGGAACAACGCCTGGACCTGGTGGCCGGCAAGCGGGTCACCGTCGTCGCCCACGCCGCCTCGGTGGACTCCCGCCTCCGCAACATCGTCGACCTCTTCCGGCATCATCCCGGGATCGACCTGGTTTCGGTCATGGGCCCGCAGCACGGAATCTACGGCGAGACCCAGGACAACATGGTGGAGTGGGAGGGTTACCGGGATCCGGACTCGAATCTGCCCTTTCGCAGCCTGTATGGAGAGACCCGGCGGCCCACCCGGTCCATGTTGTCGGAAACCGACATCCTGGTGTTCGACCTGCAGGACGTGGGAGCCCGCTACTACACGTTCATCCACACCCTGGCCCTGGTCCTGGAGGCGGCGGGAGAGTCCGGAAAGGAGGTCGTGGTCCTGGACCGTCCCAATCCCATCGGCGGCGTCCAATTGGAGGGTCCCGTGCTGGACCCGGCCTTCCGTTCCTTCGTGGGGTTGCATCCGCTGCCGATCCGGCACGGGATGACCGTGGGAGAGATCGCCGGCTACCTGAACTCGGAGTTCGAGTTGGGATGCCCGCTCCAGGTGGTCCCCATGCAGGGTTGGAATCGGGAGATGTATTTCGAGGAGACGGGCCTGCCCTGGGTCATGCCCTCTCCCAACATGCCGACGGTGGAGACGGCCCTGGTCTATCCGGGCCTCTGCCTGCTGGAAGGGACCAACGTCTCGGAGGGGAGGGGGACCACGAGACCCTTCGAGTTGTCGGGAGCTCCCTGGATCCGGGCTCCGGCACTGGCCGCGGAACTGGAATCGGCCCGGCTTCCGGGAGCCCGCTTCCGGCCCCTCTATTTCATTCCCACCTTTCACAAATGGGCCGGTGAGCGGGTGGGGGGAATCCAGATCCACGTCACCGACAGAGCCCGGTTCCAACCCTTTCTGACCGGACTGGTTCTGGTGCATCTGTTTCGGGAGTTGAGCGACGGAAGATTCGAGTGGAAACCGCCGCCCTACGAATACGAGACGGAGAAGCTCCCCTTCGACATTCTTTGCGGGACGGACCGTCTCCGGCTCCAATTGGAAGACGGAACGGCGCCCCGGGATGCGGCCCGGGAATGGCAGTCCCAACTCGAGGTTTTCGACGAAGTGCGGCGGCGGTATCTGCTCTACTGACTTCTCGGGAGAAGAGAATCGACGAATGCCGGAGGAGATCCGCTTGGAGATCGAGGCCAAGGTTCCTCTCGAAGTGGAGGACCTTGATCGTGTGCGCTCCAGGCTGCGTGAGATCGGGGCTCGTCTCGGCACACCCCGCCTCCGTGAAGAGAACACCCTGTTCGACTTTCCCGATGGAAGACTGGAAAAGGCCGATTCCGCCCTCCGGGTCCGGACCTTCGGCCAGGCGTGCCTGCTGACCTACAAGGGAAGGTCGCGGGAGCACGCCTTCCTGAAGTTGCGGGAAGAGATCGAGACCCGCGTGGAGGACCCCGACGCCCTGATCAGGCTGCTGGAGCTTCTGGGGCTTCGAAAGGCCTTTCACTACTGGAAGTATCGCGAGATCTACAGCCTGGAATTTCCATTGGGGACAGTCACTGTCACGCGGGACGCGGCCGAGGCGCCCGGCCTATTGGGGACAGTCCCTTTGGGAACGGACTTGGGGACAGTCACCGTCGGGGCACCCGNNNNNNNNNNNNNNNNNNNNNNNNNNNNNNNNNNNNNNNNNNNNNNNNNNNNNNNNNNNNNNNNNNNNNNNNNNNNNNNNNNNNNNNNNNNNNNNNNNNNCGGACTTGGGGACAGTCACCGTCGGGGCACCCGCCCCATCGGTGACAGTCCCGTTGGGGACAGTCACCGTCGCGCTGGATGAGACGCCCATCGGCTTTTTCGCCGAGGTCGAAGGCCCGGAGGAATCGATTCGGGCGGTGGTGGAGCTCATGGGTTGGGACCCGGCGTCATTCATTCGTGAGAGTTACCCCAGGTTGTATCGGGAGCACGGCCTCGGGGCCCCGGAAACAGAATGAAGGCAATGATTCTCGCGGCCGGGCTGGGCAGCCGCCTGCGTCCGCTGACCTGGCTCCGGGCCAAGCCGGCCGTTCCCCTCTTGAACCGTCCCCTGATCCGCCATGCCTTCGACCTGCTGGATTCCCTGCGGATCGGGGAGGTGGTGGTGAACCTGCATCACCTGGGCCGATCGGTGACCGGGGCGCTGGAGGGGGTGACGCCGAAGGTTCGCTATTCACCGGAAACGGAAATCTTGGGCACGGCCGGAGCCGTGGGGCGGGTCCGGGATTTCTGGGGGGCGGAGCCCTTCGTGGTCTGCAACGGGAAGATCTATTTCGAACAGGATCTGGGTCCGGTTCTGGCCACCCACCACCGGAGCGGCGCGCTGGCGACCCTGGTCCTGGTGCCGCGGAAACCGGAAGATCCCTTCCGGCCCGTCTTCCTGGCCGGAGACGGACGGATTCGAGCCTTCGGACAGGATCTGCCGGGACGGGCGGACGGGCCCGGCTACGTGTTCACCGGCGTCCAGATCCTCTCCGCCGCCGTTCTGGACCTGATTCCGGAGGGCCCCTCCGACCTGGTCAAGCAGATCTACGAACCGTTGGTGGCCCGGCGCGGACCCGTCATTGGATTTGTCAGCCGGGCTCACTGGTTCGAGTGCAGCACCCCCGAGCGGTACCTGGAAAAGTCGATGGGACTGCTTGCCCGAAGGGGTCTGAACCAGCTCCCGGAGCATTCCGGCGGGAAGAATTGCCGGAGCGTGGTTCTGGGGAGCGGCGTCCGGGTCCCGGAGGGGACCGCTCTTGAGCGCTGCGTGATCTGGGACGGCGCCCGCCTGGGCTCCCGTTGCCGGCTGCGGGACTCGATCGTCGCCGGCGAGGTGGAGATTCCCGCGGGGACCCGGCTGTCCAACGTCGTGGTGACACCCCCCTTCCCGGCGCCGCTTCGGCCCACCGGCGAGACCCATCCGGATTACTGGACCTGGCCGCTGGAAGGACCCCGGCCGGGCAAGGAGACGGTTCCGTAGAGGGCCACCCCGCTACGGTAGAGTGAGCCTGAGCCATGCACTTCGACGAGGGGATCCAGCGGTTTCTGGAGAAGGAGCTTCCGGGCGCCGGAGCCTGGGGAATCCGGAAGCTGAAGGGAGACGCTTCCACCCGCGAATACTTCAGGTGCAGGGTCCCGGACTCGGAGACCGCCATCCTGACCCTGTACCCGGAACCTTTCGACCCGGCTGAGTCGACCTACCTTCAGGTCTATCGGATGCTCCGCCGCATCGGTCTGCCGATCCCGCGGATCCACGCCGTTGACGGAGACCTGGGCGCGGTGCTGCAGGAAGACCTGGGCGACATGACCCTGGAGCGGCGCCTGCGCGGGGCGGGAACCCGGGAGCGGAAACGGCTGCTGTGTCAGGCCGCCCAGCACCTGATCGTCCTCCAGCGGAAGGGGCCCCAGGCGGCGGATCCGGATTGGCCGGTTCTGCAACTGGCGTTCGATCTGGAGAAACTGACCTGGGAGCTCCAGTTCTTCCGGCGGCACTTCCTGGAAGGTTACTCCTCCGTCCGCGTCGAGCGGGAGAAGCTCGCATCCGAGTGCCTGGCGCTCTGCGGCGAACTCGCCGAGGCCGAGCGGTTTGTCTGCCACCGGGACTACCAGGTCAGGAACCTGATGCTGAAGGAGGGACGGGTTTACATGATCGACTTCCAGGACGCCCGCCTCGGACCCCAGGCGTACGATCTGGTGTCTCTCCTGTTGGATTCCATCGATCTGCCTCCCGGCGAGGTCGAGGAACTCGTGGACTTCTACCTGCAGGGAGGAGCCCCGGCGGTGGACGCCGGACAGTTCCGGCGCCAGTTCCATCTCGCGGCCATTCAGAGACTTCTGAAGGCGTTGGGCACCTTCGGGTACCAGGCTGGCGCACTGGGGAGAGAGGCGTACGGAGCCTACATTCCGGGCACCCTGGAGCGGGTCTCCGCCGCCTTGAAGACGATTCCCGAGTTCCCCTATATTCAGGCTTTGGTCGAGGCGCAGGTGGCTGCTGCAGGGCGGGTTTCATGCTGACCCAGGTCTATATTCGAGACGTTCCGTCCCACGTGGGCCGCGAGGTCAGCATCAAGGGCTGGCTCTACAACAAGACCCACAAGGGACGATTGTGGTTCCTTCTGGTCCGGGACGGTACCGGCGTGATTCAGTCGGTCCTGTTCAAGGGAAATGTGGCCCGCGAAGTCTTCGAGGCCGCCGAGGCTCTGACCCAGGAATCCTCCCTGCAGATTACCGGTACGGTCCGGCGGGACAAGCGGGCGCCCGGCGGCTACGAGCTGGACGCCAGCGGGATGGAGGTGGTGCAGATCGCGCAAAGCTATCCCATCACGCCCAAGGAGCACGGGACCTCCTTCCTCATGGACCACCGGCATCTCTGGCTGAGGTCGTCCCGGCA from Acidobacteriota bacterium carries:
- a CDS encoding phosphotransferase; its protein translation is MHFDEGIQRFLEKELPGAGAWGIRKLKGDASTREYFRCRVPDSETAILTLYPEPFDPAESTYLQVYRMLRRIGLPIPRIHAVDGDLGAVLQEDLGDMTLERRLRGAGTRERKRLLCQAAQHLIVLQRKGPQAADPDWPVLQLAFDLEKLTWELQFFRRHFLEGYSSVRVEREKLASECLALCGELAEAERFVCHRDYQVRNLMLKEGRVYMIDFQDARLGPQAYDLVSLLLDSIDLPPGEVEELVDFYLQGGAPAVDAGQFRRQFHLAAIQRLLKALGTFGYQAGALGREAYGAYIPGTLERVSAALKTIPEFPYIQALVEAQVAAAGRVSC
- a CDS encoding menaquinone biosynthesis protein, translated to MPLRVSFIEFLNAVPLGWGFLEGRHAGILDVAFDVPSECARRLAAGEADVALIPVIECCRIPGLRVLPDICIASRQEVKSVFFVSKLPISRVSRLALDRSSRTSVALLKIILERFHGCGPIEYVVEDPDPEKMLERYDGALVIGNAALRVSGSSHRVYDLAAEWFRFTGLPFVFAVWAVRPEVTLGNRLRLFYESRDRGLRSMEDISRRYAGRLGLEVAEMRKYLLNLNYVLDGSSRRGLATFLDLAREMGLIPPAAKLEYYPLPDSLQAAIKG
- the dprA gene encoding DNA-processing protein DprA; amino-acid sequence: MNQESRLWLALSRVPGMPARVTRSLIKGERPLSSFFGLSRKSLQSLRLPEKSIGAIVDGSALRTADREIRRFPRLGLQLVTLDSPRYPRLLRQIHDPPPVLYCAGRIETLSGPSVALVGSRRPTVYGKEVSRKLARELSALGLCVVSGLARGVDSQAHWGALQEEGGTVGVLGCGIDVVYPPENGELFRRVRKQGCLVSEFPRGSPPARHRFPARNRIISGLAHGTIVTQAAKGSGSIITANLALEQGRDVWAVPGAITLSLSWGPNWLIQQGAKAVLSVQDVLEELPPSVLGRLEEKNAQASPAPRPTAREKAVLDLLAVDSTLHIDAILTQLGLDLSGLSDILLSLEIKGLIRQSPGRQYSRRLS
- a CDS encoding class IV adenylate cyclase, with the translated sequence MPEEIRLEIEAKVPLEVEDLDRVRSRLREIGARLGTPRLREENTLFDFPDGRLEKADSALRVRTFGQACLLTYKGRSREHAFLKLREEIETRVEDPDALIRLLELLGLRKAFHYWKYREIYSLEFPLGTVTVTRDAAEAPGLLGTVPLGTDLGTVTVGAP
- a CDS encoding NDP-sugar synthase, translated to MKAMILAAGLGSRLRPLTWLRAKPAVPLLNRPLIRHAFDLLDSLRIGEVVVNLHHLGRSVTGALEGVTPKVRYSPETEILGTAGAVGRVRDFWGAEPFVVCNGKIYFEQDLGPVLATHHRSGALATLVLVPRKPEDPFRPVFLAGDGRIRAFGQDLPGRADGPGYVFTGVQILSAAVLDLIPEGPSDLVKQIYEPLVARRGPVIGFVSRAHWFECSTPERYLEKSMGLLARRGLNQLPEHSGGKNCRSVVLGSGVRVPEGTALERCVIWDGARLGSRCRLRDSIVAGEVEIPAGTRLSNVVVTPPFPAPLRPTGETHPDYWTWPLEGPRPGKETVP
- a CDS encoding DUF1343 domain-containing protein; the encoded protein is MRVRTGLDHFLEQRLDLVAGKRVTVVAHAASVDSRLRNIVDLFRHHPGIDLVSVMGPQHGIYGETQDNMVEWEGYRDPDSNLPFRSLYGETRRPTRSMLSETDILVFDLQDVGARYYTFIHTLALVLEAAGESGKEVVVLDRPNPIGGVQLEGPVLDPAFRSFVGLHPLPIRHGMTVGEIAGYLNSEFELGCPLQVVPMQGWNREMYFEETGLPWVMPSPNMPTVETALVYPGLCLLEGTNVSEGRGTTRPFELSGAPWIRAPALAAELESARLPGARFRPLYFIPTFHKWAGERVGGIQIHVTDRARFQPFLTGLVLVHLFRELSDGRFEWKPPPYEYETEKLPFDILCGTDRLRLQLEDGTAPRDAAREWQSQLEVFDEVRRRYLLY